A portion of the Pseudarthrobacter defluvii genome contains these proteins:
- a CDS encoding phospho-sugar mutase — translation MTTADAELRLPAEAREWAAQDPDPATRASLLELVRLADDGDPAARQELEDSFRGTLQFGTAGLRAALGPGPNRMNRVVVRRAAAGLAAFLVDAVAKAAAGTRPRAVVGYDARHNSNVFAEETAAIFTAAGIETFLLPAALPTPLLAYAVRALGCDGGVMVTASHNPPQDNGYKVYLGRHAVAADGDGAQIVAPYDAEIAARISAVGPLESIALAEDGWTVLDGSLAAGYERTTAALAMAERFPARDLKVVLTPLHGVGGGTALDVLNAAGFTDVTVVAEQAEPDPDFPTVSFPNPEEPGALDLALEAAARLDADLVIANDPDADRAAVAAKDPDTGAWRMLRGDEVGSLLGAHMVARLADGGAPGDESDGRGVFANSIVSSRLLARIANAAGFAHQETLTGFKWISRVPGLVYGYEEALGYCVAPDLVKDKDGISAAVLIAELAATAKAAGKTVFDTLDELYLQHGLHASDQLSIRVADLGLLDAMMNRLRVSPPESFGQSAVEVFTDLAEGSAQLPPTEGLLYITRNLTRVIIRPSGTEPKLKCYLEVIHQVGSAAELPAARQAARASLDEVLHDVSEALGL, via the coding sequence ATGACCACTGCCGATGCCGAACTCCGCCTGCCCGCCGAGGCCCGCGAATGGGCTGCCCAGGACCCGGATCCCGCAACCAGGGCGTCCCTCCTGGAGCTTGTCCGCCTTGCCGACGACGGCGATCCGGCGGCCCGGCAGGAACTGGAAGACAGCTTCCGCGGCACGCTGCAGTTCGGCACCGCGGGCCTGCGCGCCGCGCTTGGCCCCGGGCCCAACCGGATGAACCGGGTGGTGGTGCGCCGCGCCGCCGCGGGGCTCGCCGCCTTCCTTGTGGACGCCGTGGCCAAGGCGGCGGCCGGCACCCGGCCGCGCGCCGTCGTCGGCTATGACGCCCGGCATAATTCCAATGTCTTTGCGGAGGAGACGGCGGCGATCTTCACCGCGGCCGGCATCGAGACATTCCTGCTGCCTGCTGCCCTCCCCACTCCCCTGCTGGCCTACGCGGTCCGCGCCCTGGGCTGCGACGGCGGCGTCATGGTGACCGCCAGCCACAACCCGCCCCAGGACAACGGGTACAAGGTGTACCTGGGCCGGCACGCCGTGGCGGCTGATGGTGACGGTGCCCAGATCGTGGCCCCCTACGACGCCGAAATTGCCGCACGCATCAGCGCGGTGGGACCGCTGGAATCAATAGCACTGGCTGAGGACGGCTGGACCGTCCTGGACGGCTCGCTGGCCGCCGGGTATGAACGGACGACGGCGGCACTCGCCATGGCGGAGCGCTTCCCGGCCCGCGACCTAAAGGTCGTCCTTACCCCGCTGCACGGTGTGGGCGGCGGCACTGCGCTGGACGTGCTGAACGCGGCAGGTTTCACGGATGTCACCGTGGTGGCCGAGCAGGCGGAACCGGACCCCGATTTTCCCACCGTCAGTTTTCCCAACCCGGAGGAACCGGGCGCGCTGGACCTTGCCCTGGAGGCGGCCGCGCGGCTGGACGCCGACCTTGTCATCGCCAACGACCCCGACGCCGACAGGGCAGCAGTGGCGGCGAAAGACCCTGACACCGGCGCCTGGCGGATGCTCCGCGGCGACGAAGTGGGGTCGCTGCTGGGCGCCCATATGGTGGCCCGGCTCGCGGACGGCGGCGCCCCCGGCGACGAGTCGGACGGCCGCGGCGTCTTCGCCAATTCGATTGTTTCCTCCCGGCTGCTGGCCCGCATCGCCAATGCTGCCGGCTTCGCGCACCAGGAAACACTGACCGGCTTCAAATGGATCTCCCGCGTTCCCGGCCTGGTCTACGGGTACGAAGAGGCACTGGGATACTGCGTGGCGCCGGACCTGGTGAAGGACAAGGACGGCATCTCCGCCGCGGTCCTGATCGCTGAACTCGCCGCCACCGCCAAAGCCGCAGGCAAGACCGTCTTCGACACCCTGGACGAGCTGTACCTCCAGCACGGCCTGCACGCCAGCGACCAGCTGAGCATCAGGGTGGCGGACCTGGGACTGCTGGACGCCATGATGAACCGCCTGCGGGTCTCGCCGCCGGAATCGTTCGGTCAATCAGCGGTGGAGGTCTTCACCGACCTCGCGGAGGGCAGCGCCCAGCTGCCGCCCACCGAAGGCCTGCTCTACATCACCCGGAACCTGACCCGGGTCATCATCCGGCCCAGCGGCACCGAGCCCAAACTCAAGTGCTACCTGGAGGTCATCCACCAGGTGGGATCCGCCGCGGAGCTGCCGGCCGCACGCCAGGCGGCCCGGGCTTCCCTGGACGAGGTCCTGCACGACGTCAGCGAAGCGCTGGGGCTGTAG
- a CDS encoding benzaldehyde dehydrogenase, with translation MSLLDSALWDGNIYLNGWRKGGGGTGTSVEPATGAQLGNYGIASVEDVREAATVAAKAQKDWAARNPEERAAVLRRAGRLWEEHAAEVQDWIVRESGGIAPKAGLETHIAANECFDASALPSLPAGDVLTSNENRWSFARRRPVGVVSVIAPFNFPLILSIRAVAPALALGNAVLLKPDPRTAVCGGVTLMRIFEEAGLPPGLLSLLPGGADIGAAVVEAPEVRVIAFTGSTAAGRKIGETAGRLLKRAHLELGGNNALIVLPGADLAKAASAAAFGSFMHQGQICMAAGRHIVHEDIYDDYVAALSEKAAHLPVGDPKSGTVALGPVIDERQLHRVDGIVQEAVKGGARVAAGGTHDGRFYQPTVLVDLKQDSPAWKDEIFGPVAPVTSFSTVEEAVALANDSEYGLSIGILGDVGMAMTIADQLDSGKVHINEQTVSDEANSPFGGMKDSGNGSRIGGHHANMESFTEIQWLTMRPDIAPYPF, from the coding sequence ATGTCCCTCCTCGATTCCGCCCTTTGGGACGGCAACATCTACCTCAACGGCTGGCGCAAAGGCGGCGGCGGAACCGGAACCAGCGTTGAACCAGCCACCGGCGCGCAGCTGGGCAACTACGGAATCGCCTCCGTGGAGGACGTCCGGGAGGCTGCAACAGTGGCGGCGAAGGCCCAAAAGGACTGGGCCGCGCGCAACCCGGAGGAGCGCGCCGCCGTGCTGCGCCGCGCGGGCCGGCTCTGGGAGGAGCACGCCGCGGAGGTCCAGGACTGGATCGTCCGGGAATCGGGCGGCATTGCCCCCAAGGCTGGCCTGGAAACGCACATCGCCGCCAACGAATGCTTCGACGCTTCAGCGCTGCCCTCGCTGCCGGCCGGGGATGTGCTCACCTCCAACGAGAACCGCTGGTCCTTTGCCCGGCGCCGCCCTGTCGGCGTCGTCTCCGTGATCGCACCGTTCAACTTCCCGCTGATCCTCTCCATCCGCGCCGTCGCCCCTGCCCTGGCCTTGGGGAACGCGGTGCTGCTCAAACCGGACCCGCGGACCGCTGTCTGCGGAGGAGTCACCCTGATGCGGATCTTCGAGGAGGCCGGCCTGCCGCCCGGGCTGCTGTCGCTGCTGCCCGGCGGCGCAGACATCGGTGCCGCCGTGGTGGAGGCACCGGAAGTGCGGGTCATCGCCTTCACGGGCTCGACGGCGGCCGGCCGGAAGATCGGCGAAACCGCCGGACGCCTGCTCAAGCGCGCCCACCTGGAGCTTGGCGGCAACAACGCGCTGATCGTGCTGCCGGGCGCGGACCTGGCCAAGGCAGCGTCGGCCGCCGCTTTCGGATCGTTCATGCACCAGGGCCAGATCTGCATGGCAGCCGGCCGGCATATCGTGCACGAGGACATCTACGACGACTACGTCGCCGCGCTGTCCGAAAAGGCCGCCCACCTGCCGGTCGGTGACCCGAAGAGCGGCACCGTGGCGCTGGGACCGGTCATCGATGAGCGGCAGCTGCACCGCGTGGACGGCATCGTCCAGGAGGCGGTAAAGGGCGGCGCCCGCGTGGCAGCGGGCGGCACCCACGATGGGCGCTTCTACCAGCCCACGGTACTGGTGGACCTTAAGCAGGACAGTCCGGCCTGGAAAGATGAAATTTTTGGGCCCGTGGCCCCGGTAACCAGCTTCTCCACCGTGGAGGAAGCAGTGGCCCTGGCCAACGACAGCGAATACGGCCTGTCCATCGGCATCCTGGGTGACGTCGGCATGGCCATGACCATTGCAGACCAGCTGGACTCCGGCAAGGTCCATATCAACGAGCAAACAGTCTCGGACGAAGCCAATTCCCCGTTCGGCGGCATGAAGGATTCGGGCAACGGCTCACGGATCGGCGGCCACCACGCCAACATGGAGTCCTTCACCGAAATCCAGTGGCTCACCATGCGACCTGACATCGCCCCGTATCCGTTTTAA
- a CDS encoding molybdopterin oxidoreductase family protein, whose product MANSADTHCPYCALQCAMTLTPAAGPVPVALSTPAAPLDVQGRDFPTNRGGLCRKGWTSASLLNHGGRITEPLLKGPDGVHRPIGWDQALDLAAQAVRDARARHGADAVGVFGGGGLTNEKAYMLGKFARLALGTSRIDYNGRFCMSSAAAAGMRAFGVDRGLPFPVEALDTASTILMLGSNVAETMPPFVQHLKGARDAGGLIVVDPRRSATAAFTADGAGLHLQPLPGTDLTLLLGLSHVVIHENLVDTAYVQERTSGYSAVVRSVNAFWPERVQSITGVPAELVRQTARMLAAGARAGGSYILTGRGVEQHVDGTDTATAAINLSLLLGLPGTARSGYGTLTGQGNGQGGREHGQKADQLPGYRKITDPAARAHVAAVWGVPEDLIPGPGLPAVQLLKSLGKSDGVQCLFVHASNIAVAAPDANAVIHGLRSLDFLVVCDFFLSETAAEANLILPVLQWAEEDGTLTNLEGRVLRRRRAVSPPAGARSELWIMARLAERLDAPSTYSEDPETVFEELRRASAGGPADYSGIDYAMLDRGEAAYWPYPAGSTGTPRLFTGRFAHPDGKARLVPVAPRRRRTPDANPGPAAKAMTLITGRLLEHYQSGAQTRRVAELLAAQPEATVQLHPAAAHAMGIGDGTLVSVVNSRGEVVCRAELSTAIRPETVFLPFHFPGAESANRLTEAATDPVSGMPEFKFNTVWVRPVAAPDSARMLQTTEAS is encoded by the coding sequence ATGGCCAACAGCGCCGACACGCACTGCCCCTACTGCGCCCTGCAGTGCGCCATGACGCTCACCCCCGCTGCGGGACCGGTTCCGGTGGCACTTTCCACCCCCGCGGCTCCCCTTGACGTCCAGGGCCGGGACTTCCCCACCAACCGTGGCGGCCTGTGCCGCAAGGGCTGGACCTCAGCCAGCCTCCTAAACCACGGAGGCAGGATCACCGAGCCCCTGCTAAAGGGACCCGACGGCGTGCACCGGCCCATCGGCTGGGACCAGGCCCTGGACCTCGCCGCGCAGGCGGTGAGGGACGCCCGCGCCCGGCATGGTGCGGACGCCGTCGGCGTGTTCGGCGGCGGCGGGCTCACCAATGAGAAGGCCTACATGCTGGGCAAGTTCGCCCGGCTGGCCCTTGGCACCTCGAGGATCGACTACAACGGAAGATTCTGCATGTCCTCCGCGGCGGCGGCCGGGATGCGGGCCTTTGGCGTGGACCGCGGCCTGCCCTTCCCAGTGGAAGCGCTGGATACCGCCAGCACCATCCTGATGCTCGGCTCGAACGTTGCCGAGACCATGCCGCCCTTCGTCCAGCACCTCAAGGGTGCGCGCGATGCCGGCGGGCTGATCGTGGTGGACCCGCGCCGTTCCGCCACTGCGGCTTTTACGGCCGACGGCGCTGGCCTCCACCTGCAACCGCTGCCCGGCACCGACCTCACCCTGCTGCTGGGACTCTCCCACGTGGTCATCCATGAAAACCTGGTGGACACCGCCTACGTCCAGGAGCGCACCTCCGGCTACAGCGCGGTGGTCCGTAGCGTGAACGCCTTCTGGCCCGAACGCGTCCAGTCGATCACCGGCGTCCCCGCAGAGCTGGTCCGGCAGACGGCCCGCATGCTTGCGGCCGGAGCCCGGGCGGGCGGAAGCTACATCCTCACCGGCCGAGGCGTGGAACAGCACGTGGACGGCACCGACACCGCCACCGCCGCCATCAACCTCAGCCTCCTGCTGGGCCTGCCGGGCACTGCCCGCAGCGGGTACGGCACCCTGACCGGCCAGGGCAACGGGCAGGGCGGCCGCGAGCACGGCCAAAAGGCGGACCAGCTCCCCGGCTACCGCAAGATCACCGACCCCGCCGCCCGCGCGCACGTCGCCGCCGTCTGGGGCGTCCCCGAGGACCTGATCCCCGGCCCCGGCCTCCCCGCCGTCCAGCTCCTGAAGTCCCTGGGAAAGTCCGACGGCGTGCAGTGCCTTTTCGTGCACGCGTCCAACATTGCCGTTGCAGCCCCTGACGCCAACGCCGTGATCCACGGGTTGCGAAGCCTGGACTTCCTGGTGGTCTGCGACTTCTTCCTGTCCGAGACCGCTGCGGAAGCGAACCTCATCCTCCCGGTGCTCCAGTGGGCGGAAGAGGACGGCACGCTCACCAACCTCGAGGGACGCGTCCTTCGCCGCCGCCGCGCCGTCTCCCCGCCCGCCGGCGCCCGCAGCGAGCTGTGGATCATGGCCCGCCTGGCCGAGCGGCTGGACGCGCCCTCCACCTACAGCGAGGACCCGGAAACGGTTTTCGAGGAGCTGCGGCGCGCCTCCGCGGGCGGCCCGGCGGACTACTCCGGCATCGACTACGCCATGCTGGACCGGGGCGAGGCCGCCTACTGGCCCTACCCGGCCGGCAGCACCGGAACGCCGCGGCTGTTCACGGGCCGCTTTGCGCACCCCGACGGCAAGGCGCGGCTGGTCCCGGTGGCGCCGCGCCGCCGTCGTACGCCCGATGCCAACCCCGGCCCCGCTGCCAAAGCCATGACCCTCATCACCGGCCGCCTCCTGGAGCACTACCAGTCCGGAGCCCAGACCCGCCGGGTGGCTGAACTCCTCGCGGCCCAGCCGGAGGCCACGGTGCAGCTCCACCCCGCGGCGGCCCACGCCATGGGCATTGGAGACGGCACCCTGGTCTCCGTGGTGAACAGCCGCGGTGAGGTGGTGTGCCGGGCCGAGCTCAGCACCGCCATCCGCCCCGAGACGGTCTTCCTGCCGTTCCACTTCCCGGGTGCCGAAAGCGCCAACCGGCTAACCGAAGCGGCCACCGATCCCGTCTCCGGAATGCCCGAATTCAAGTTCAACACCGTGTGGGTCCGGCCAGTGGCCGCACCTGATTCCGCCCGGATGCTGCAAACAACGGAGGCCTCATGA
- a CDS encoding NAD(P)H-quinone dehydrogenase encodes MTTHPDFSSPRIAILGGGPGGYEAAMVAASLGATVTIVERAGLGGSAVLTDVVPSKTLIATADLMTRVAEAGELGVKFDVDGGDFVPVMRADLKHINDRLLTLARTQSQDIRDGLEKQGVRIIAGSGRLLDSHTIEVLTVDGTETIEADTVLLAVGAHPRELDTARPDGERILNWTQIYNLDELPEELIVVGSGVTGAEFASAYNGLGSKVTLVSSRDRVLPGSDVDAAVVLEEVFERRGVRVLSRSRAQTVERTDDGVVVTLSDGTKVTGSHCLLCLGSIPNTAGIGLEEAGVAVSDSGHIKVDGVSRTTAPNIYAAGDCTGVLPLASVAAMQGRIAVAHFMGDGVTPLKLHQVASNIFTSPEIANVGVSEAEIESGKYQADIIKLSLKSNARAKMRNAKDGFVKIFARKGSGTVIGGVVVGPNASELIFPISIAVKQKLHVDDVASTFTVYPSLTGSISEAARRLHVHM; translated from the coding sequence GTGACTACGCACCCAGATTTCAGTTCCCCCCGGATCGCAATCCTGGGAGGTGGTCCCGGCGGATACGAAGCCGCCATGGTGGCCGCCTCGCTCGGAGCCACGGTCACCATCGTCGAACGCGCGGGCCTGGGCGGCTCCGCGGTGCTGACGGACGTGGTTCCGTCGAAGACCCTCATCGCCACGGCGGACCTGATGACGCGCGTCGCGGAGGCCGGCGAGCTGGGTGTGAAGTTCGACGTCGACGGCGGCGACTTCGTTCCCGTGATGCGCGCCGACCTCAAGCACATCAACGACCGCCTCCTCACCCTGGCCCGCACCCAGTCCCAGGACATCCGCGACGGCCTCGAAAAGCAGGGCGTCCGCATCATCGCCGGTTCCGGCCGCCTCCTGGACAGCCACACCATCGAGGTCCTCACCGTGGACGGCACCGAGACAATCGAAGCGGACACCGTCCTGCTGGCCGTGGGTGCGCACCCCCGCGAACTGGACACCGCCCGCCCTGACGGGGAACGGATCCTGAACTGGACCCAGATCTACAACCTGGATGAACTGCCTGAGGAACTCATCGTGGTGGGCTCCGGCGTGACCGGCGCCGAATTCGCTTCCGCCTACAACGGCCTTGGCTCCAAGGTCACCCTGGTCTCCAGCCGTGACCGCGTGCTGCCGGGCTCGGACGTTGACGCCGCAGTGGTCCTGGAGGAAGTCTTCGAACGCCGCGGCGTCCGGGTCCTGTCCCGCTCCCGCGCGCAGACCGTCGAACGCACGGACGACGGCGTGGTGGTCACCCTCTCCGACGGCACCAAGGTGACCGGCAGCCACTGCCTCCTGTGCCTCGGTTCCATCCCGAACACCGCCGGCATCGGCCTCGAGGAGGCGGGCGTGGCGGTCAGCGACAGCGGCCACATCAAGGTGGACGGCGTGTCCCGCACCACGGCCCCCAACATCTACGCTGCCGGTGACTGCACGGGCGTTCTTCCGCTGGCTTCGGTGGCCGCGATGCAGGGCCGCATCGCCGTGGCGCACTTCATGGGCGACGGCGTTACCCCGCTTAAGCTGCACCAGGTGGCATCCAACATCTTCACCTCGCCTGAAATCGCGAACGTTGGCGTGTCCGAGGCTGAGATCGAGTCCGGCAAGTACCAGGCCGACATCATCAAGCTCTCGCTGAAAAGCAACGCCCGCGCCAAGATGCGCAACGCCAAGGACGGGTTCGTGAAGATCTTTGCGCGGAAGGGCTCCGGCACCGTGATCGGTGGCGTGGTGGTGGGACCCAACGCGTCCGAACTGATCTTCCCGATCTCCATCGCGGTCAAGCAGAAACTGCACGTGGACGACGTCGCCAGCACCTTCACCGTGTACCCGTCGCTGACCGGCTCCATTTCCGAGGCAGCCCGCCGCCTGCACGTCCACATGTAA
- a CDS encoding FAD-dependent oxidoreductase: MSERIVIVGFGPVAARLVDELLPAVHSGDVRLTVVGAEAEAAYNRVLVADLGVGRTTADALALADAAELAAQGVDVRLGVRVKRMDRARQQVLLADGAAVHYDRLVLATGSRPVIPNLTGINPDPSTPVLPAGVTALRDLRDAGVLREAVDGGKRVVVLGGGVLGLETALAAAEEGATVTVVHNGPHPLGRSIDRGGGAVLAAGLRRCGVRVAGNARSTGIEHNGPDGGFSALLLDDGSAIDGDLLVISCGVRPRTELAEGCGLPTGAGILVDHRLRAHHEPHIFAIGDCAEVRCPDPACAECRSAKGPSGLVGPGWRQAEWLGGYLTLLAEGAAAQAELLPALPPEQPGVVVLKARGMNMAVAGDNSADPWDEEALTAGAATGRPRLQVSQWADPEHGRYVKMTTRGGVLEGLVAVGMPRTAAELVGLFERGAELPADRSLLLRLDGPDQLPGAGPVDPAGTVCRCAGVSGSAITAAVSAGCATVADVSKATRAGTGCGGCHEDIKGLIEGHFSPAFP, translated from the coding sequence ATGAGCGAGCGGATTGTCATTGTGGGATTCGGTCCCGTGGCTGCCCGGCTGGTGGACGAACTGCTGCCCGCCGTGCACTCCGGCGACGTCAGGCTCACCGTGGTGGGGGCTGAAGCCGAAGCCGCCTACAACCGGGTGCTCGTGGCCGATCTCGGCGTCGGACGGACCACCGCCGACGCGCTGGCCCTTGCCGATGCTGCCGAGCTGGCCGCGCAGGGCGTGGACGTCCGCCTGGGTGTGCGGGTGAAGCGCATGGACAGGGCGCGGCAGCAGGTCCTGCTCGCGGACGGGGCGGCGGTCCACTACGACCGGCTGGTCCTCGCCACCGGATCCCGTCCAGTGATCCCCAACCTCACCGGCATCAACCCCGACCCCTCCACCCCTGTCCTTCCCGCGGGCGTCACGGCACTGCGGGACCTCCGCGACGCCGGCGTGCTGCGCGAGGCTGTGGACGGCGGCAAGCGGGTGGTGGTGCTGGGCGGCGGCGTGCTGGGCCTGGAAACGGCATTGGCCGCGGCGGAGGAAGGCGCCACCGTCACGGTGGTCCACAACGGCCCGCACCCGCTGGGCCGCAGCATCGACCGCGGCGGCGGAGCGGTCCTGGCTGCTGGCCTGCGGAGGTGCGGCGTCCGCGTAGCCGGCAACGCCCGCTCCACGGGGATTGAGCACAACGGGCCCGACGGCGGCTTCTCGGCCTTGCTGCTCGATGACGGGTCCGCGATTGACGGCGATCTCCTGGTCATCTCATGCGGTGTCCGTCCCCGGACCGAACTGGCCGAGGGATGCGGGCTGCCCACCGGCGCCGGGATCCTGGTGGACCACCGGTTGCGGGCGCACCACGAACCGCACATTTTTGCCATTGGTGATTGCGCCGAGGTCCGCTGCCCTGACCCGGCCTGCGCCGAATGCCGCAGTGCCAAGGGGCCCTCCGGGCTGGTGGGTCCGGGCTGGCGGCAGGCAGAGTGGCTTGGGGGCTACCTCACGCTCCTGGCGGAAGGGGCGGCTGCCCAGGCGGAACTCTTGCCTGCGCTCCCGCCGGAACAGCCCGGCGTCGTGGTCCTGAAGGCCCGCGGCATGAACATGGCCGTAGCCGGCGACAACTCGGCGGACCCCTGGGATGAGGAGGCCCTCACGGCGGGTGCCGCTACCGGCCGGCCGCGACTGCAGGTCTCCCAATGGGCCGACCCGGAGCACGGCCGGTACGTCAAGATGACCACGCGCGGGGGCGTCCTTGAAGGCCTGGTAGCAGTGGGCATGCCGCGCACGGCCGCCGAGCTGGTGGGGCTCTTTGAACGCGGCGCTGAACTGCCCGCGGACCGGTCGCTGCTCCTGCGCCTGGACGGTCCGGACCAGCTGCCAGGCGCCGGCCCGGTGGATCCAGCCGGAACCGTGTGCCGGTGTGCCGGAGTGAGCGGGTCTGCCATCACGGCGGCGGTCTCGGCTGGCTGCGCCACCGTGGCGGACGTTTCCAAGGCCACCCGCGCGGGCACCGGCTGCGGTGGCTGCCACGAGGACATCAAGGGCCTCATCGAAGGGCACTTTTCCCCAGCCTTCCCCTAA
- a CDS encoding purine-nucleoside phosphorylase: MSTTDFLNTDPFAAARAAADYIAEETGVDRHDTALVLGSGWGEAADLIGETTATLSAEEVPGFHSPAVEGHVGTIRSVLTKGGKRALVLGARTHYYEGKGVRAVVHGVRTAAAAGCNTLVLTNGCGGLNEAWAPGTPVLIRDHINLTAASPLEGATFVDLTDLYSPRIRGLAREVDPTLDEGVYAQFPGPHYETPAEVQYAKRIGADLIGMSTALEAIAGRHAGMEVFGISLVTNLAAGISPQPLSHQEVLESGEAAGPRISRLLAEIIARL; the protein is encoded by the coding sequence GTGAGTACAACAGACTTCCTGAACACGGACCCGTTCGCCGCCGCCCGCGCCGCTGCAGACTATATTGCGGAAGAAACCGGAGTGGACCGCCATGACACCGCACTGGTCCTCGGCTCCGGCTGGGGCGAGGCCGCCGACCTGATCGGCGAGACCACTGCCACCCTGTCCGCCGAGGAAGTCCCCGGCTTTCACTCCCCCGCCGTCGAGGGCCACGTGGGCACCATCCGCTCCGTGCTGACCAAGGGCGGCAAGCGCGCCCTGGTCCTCGGCGCCCGCACCCACTACTACGAAGGCAAGGGCGTCCGCGCCGTGGTGCACGGCGTCCGGACCGCGGCAGCCGCAGGGTGCAACACCCTGGTCCTCACCAACGGCTGCGGCGGGCTCAACGAGGCCTGGGCCCCCGGCACACCGGTCCTGATCCGGGACCACATCAACCTCACCGCGGCCTCACCGCTGGAGGGGGCCACGTTCGTGGACCTGACGGACCTCTACTCACCCAGGATCCGCGGACTCGCCCGCGAAGTCGACCCCACCCTGGACGAAGGCGTCTACGCACAGTTCCCCGGCCCGCACTACGAGACCCCGGCGGAAGTGCAGTACGCCAAGCGGATCGGCGCCGACCTGATCGGCATGTCGACGGCGCTGGAGGCGATCGCCGGGCGGCACGCCGGGATGGAGGTGTTCGGCATTTCACTGGTCACCAACCTCGCCGCGGGCATCAGCCCCCAGCCGCTGAGCCACCAGGAAGTCCTTGAATCCGGCGAGGCTGCGGGGCCCCGCATCTCCAGGCTGCTGGCCGAAATCATCGCCCGGCTCTAG
- the nirD gene encoding nitrite reductase small subunit NirD — protein MTATLELGALAAESDLAGFEAGWHRVCTVDDLEPAWGEAALVAGRQVALFRTGPDEVFAVAHEDPATGAHVMARGILGSKGTRPTIASPLHKEVYDLETGECFSTPGLRLATYSTRLSGGFVEVQL, from the coding sequence ATGACGGCAACACTGGAACTTGGGGCGCTCGCCGCCGAATCAGACCTCGCCGGATTTGAGGCCGGCTGGCACCGTGTCTGCACGGTGGATGACCTGGAACCTGCCTGGGGCGAGGCTGCCCTGGTTGCCGGCCGCCAGGTGGCGCTCTTCCGTACCGGGCCCGACGAAGTTTTTGCAGTGGCGCACGAAGACCCGGCCACCGGGGCCCACGTGATGGCCCGTGGCATCCTGGGCTCCAAAGGCACCCGGCCCACCATTGCCTCGCCGCTGCACAAGGAGGTCTACGACCTTGAAACCGGCGAGTGCTTCAGCACCCCCGGGCTGCGCCTGGCCACGTACAGCACCAGGCTCAGCGGCGGCTTCGTCGAGGTGCAGCTGTAA